The Equus quagga isolate Etosha38 chromosome 2, UCLA_HA_Equagga_1.0, whole genome shotgun sequence genome has a window encoding:
- the LOC124236013 gene encoding olfactory receptor 11H6-like — translation MNVSGVNTVTEFILLSFPCSREVQVLLFVLFSVSYILTLMGNGAIVCAVKLDRRLHTPMYILLANFSFLEICYINTTVPNMLRNFLSETKTISFTACFLQFYFFFSMGITETFLLPLMAFDRYLAICQPLYYPTIMSSHLCTNLVVLCWVMGFLCYLVPIYFITQLPFCGPNTIDHFVCDPGPLLALSCIPAPGIELSCSILSSLIIFITFFFILWSYILVLRAVLHVPSAAGRRKAFSTCGSHLAVVSLFYGTIMIMYISPTSGNPAGIQKVVTLLYSSVTPLVNPLIYSLRNKDMKAALRKIQVCTKISQSK, via the coding sequence ATGAATGTGTCAGGAGTCAATACGGTGACTGAATTCATACTCCTGAGTTTTCCCTGCTCCAGAGAGGTTCAGGTCCTCCTCTTCGTGCTTTTCTCTGTGTCCTACATCCTGACACTGATGGGGAATGGGGCCATTGTCTGTGCAGTGAAGCTGGATCGCAgactccacacccccatgtataTTCTGCTGGCCAACTTCTCATTCCTGGAGATCTGTTACATCAACACCACTGTTCCCAATATGTTAAGGAACTTCCTATCTGAGACCAAAACCATCTCTTTCACTGCCTGCTTCCTCCAgttctacttcttcttttccatggGCATTACTGAGACCTTTTTACTGCCCCTCATGGCTTTTGATCGGTACTTGGCCATCTGTCAGCCTCTTTACTATCCTACTATCATGAGCAGTCATCTCTGCACAAACTTGGTGGTCCTCTGCTGGGTAATGGGCTTTCTCTGCTATCTGGTCCCTATCTATTTTATCACACAACTCCCCTTTTGTGGCCCCAATACCATTGACCACTTTGTTTGTGACCCTGGTCCTCTTCTGGCCCTGTCCTGCATCCCTGCCCCTGGAATTGAGCTTTCCTGTTCTATACTGAGCTCTCTTATTATCTTCATCaccttctttttcatcctttggTCCTACATCCTGGTCCTCAGGGCAGTGTTGCATGTTCCTTCAGCAGCTGGCAGACGTAAGGCCTTCTCCACTTGTGGTTCCCACCTGGCTGTAGTGTCTCTATTCTATGGAACCATCATGATCATGTACATCAGCCCAACCTCTGGAAATCCAGCTGGCATACAGAAGGTTGTAACCTTGTTGTACTCATCAGTGACCCCACTTGTAAACCCACTGATCTACAGTCTCCGAAACAAGGACATGAAGGCTGCCTTGAGAAAAATTCAGGTGTGCACAAAAATTAGTCAAAGTAAATGA